Within Ipomoea triloba cultivar NCNSP0323 chromosome 9, ASM357664v1, the genomic segment GGATAGTTGCTCACTTTGGTGCCAAAATTTGGAGCGGTGGATCCATAAAACGCCTCTTTCAAGTATCCTTTTTCTAGTCCAAGGTTCTCGCAGAGTAAGTCTAGAAGCTCTTCTGCTAGTTTCTCTAATCTTTTGGCGAAATCTCTCATTGCCTCCCTGTAATTGTGATCAAGATCAGGGACTTGTGAAATGGTGGAAACGGGAAGGTGGCGCAAGAAGAAAGTGCTTTCCCAATCCATATCTGTAACCTCGGCTTGTACACCTTCCAATCCCTTGCTTGCCACCAAATCCTTAAACCTCTGTTCCATCACCTTCTTGTAATGATCCTTGGTCAGTTTCTCTATGTTGTCCATTACTTCATGCGGAATCCCATGGTTCACCaactacattaaaataaaacCACGTCATTAATTAATTCCATGTACATAATTATGCCATTGACAGAGCATATGAGAGAATATAAATCATGATAATTTAATGATTTAACAGACAAAGACCATATGCTATTGCCCACAAGAAATCTGTCCACCTTGGACATAATTCTCACACTGTTGCCAAATTTTGAACATTGATCTCCCAAATACTATTTGCTGGACCAGTGAGCTAAACCCTTGCATACAAACATAATTACTAATCTATAATGGTGTATATATagtaatgtatgtatatagaaGAAATACCTCAAAGAACCCCCAATTCTCGCAGGCATCTTTGATGATCTCCATGGTTTCTCCTCTCTCAACGTCGTTAAGCTTTTCCATGTTGATAACTGGGAAGCTTGCCATTTCTTCAACTTTTGTAAACTTACAAGTGTTTTCGATGCGCAAGAGACTAATTAAGTACGTAGCTAGTGCGTGCGGAGTGAGTGAATGTGAATAAGAAGATAGATGTGCTTTGCTTTAATTTGCGATGGACAGGTGAAGGGGTAGCACGTATTTATAGTAGAATAGAGGTACCCTGTTGACCTGTTGGGTCCCACTGACTCAATTCTTGAGCCACATATTTCTTCTTAGTGGGTCCAACTCTTCTTTTTTAAGTTCATGTTGATTGTTGAATGTTTAACCCCAATATTGACCTTTAAAATGTAATGTACTTATGTGCATACACGTGTTTTCGTTGGACGGCTGATTGGAAGCAAAACTTCAATTATATTCTTCATCGTCGCCTGATgattaataatagtaataataataataataataattaattgtgtgTGTGATATTTATGACAGATTAAGTCATTTAAGTAATATTTATCGCAAAAGTTTTAAGACAACCGTTGCATTTCCACCTTAAATGTGTTGGTGTCTAATTGGTAATGTGTAACACTTGTTTGAAGCCATATCACAGATCCTTATTCATGATACTGATCGGGTCAgttcaatatgaaaatataatacgtatattaaaaatgtaatactaattagaagtAAAGTATTTGTCACTccataatacttttacatttttttaatcaaaagtattatattttatcttataagtaatgttgacaagtgtttgttacttaaaagaacaaaatgtaatacttttaaatcaaaatgtagaaagtattacatttttcttcaaaagtattatattttctcatataagtaataaacattttatttcttattagtattacattttttagtataagtattacatttgatctTGATTCGACTCGTCTCACCAACAAagtcacacaagtttttgccttagaTCATTAGTCCGACATAATTATATTAGACTTGAcaaacttttatatattaaatgaaatCGAATACGAAAATAACATGTTTGAATTTAGTCTTACTGTGTTTGAAATGTTAAGAAGTTGGCATATATAGTTTCATGtttttaacaaattaacatGTTAAGATATAGTGATAGATTGATTTGTATCCAGACGTACAATGATTAGCCTTGTCTTCGTAATTAACCAACCAACTCACGAATCCTAGGGGCACTTATAGTTGCCTTTCAATATGTTGACCACCTGACTGTATGCATGCATCAATAATTAGCTATATATGTCCTGAAAAGCGTAACAAAGTGAATATCTAAAAATTGAATGAGacataaatttaggaccaaaaaataaaaagacttAACACTTAGAAGTTAGAACTGAATAGaccaaaatattattgtatttaatgccatttaaatgattttattgacagatgacaaaaatgatcatgccgtaataatactaggacaaatgtgagaatgttttgaaaagaaaaagactaaaaatgaacttatacctataaatctagaccaaaatgaaattttgtatatttaaaaGTCATAAATTTGGACAAATCTATCACACATTATCTTCTTAGTGCGATTTAGTAGGGttgcatttttgtaaataaaatggtagttatttattaaaaaaaaaaaacactgttttttctttttatttcttgacATTATAGAATTTCGCTATACTATAGTATTACATTGATATCTATAAGCTAGATAAGAATGCTTCACTAGTATGAGAATTAATGTGGTCCTGTCCTTGTGACTACGACctagtttattcatcaattattaaaaacaaatatagaATAATGACACCAGCCGGTCTAATCTCCACTTATTCATAGTCTTTGCTTGTATATCTCTAAGCTTTCTGGGCAGCCTTCATGGCTTGGAACCTGGGCTCCTTTGGCTGGAACTTCAAGCCCGCATATAACTTCATGTAATCGTCAAACACAAATTTTGGGTACACTTTCTCTTCATCAACCACTTTCTCCACCAGAGCGGGCGCTGGGTGGATGACTGCATCGCTTGCCGGATTGTAGAAGGAAGCTAGGGACATCCTAGCCCCGTTTGTTTGTGCAATCACTCTATGTTCCACGCTCTTATATTTACCGTTGGTGATTACCTCGAGTTGGTCCCCGAGGTTTACAACGATGGAGTGGCGCATGGGAGGAACGTCCACCCATTGCCCGTCTTTCAGTAGCTGGAGACCGCTGACTTTGTCGTCTTGGAAGAGGAGGATTATGCCGCCGGCGTCGGTGTGGGCCCGGAGACCCTTGATCAAGTCGGGTTTGGGGCAGGGTGGATAGTTGCTCACTTTGGTGCCGAAATTTGGAGCTGTGGATCCATAAAAGGCCTTTTTTAAGTACCCTTTTTCCAGTCCGAGGTTCTCGCAAAGCAAGTCTAGAAGCTCCTCGGCTAATTTTTCTAATCTTTTGGCAAAGTCTCTCATTGCCTCCCTGTAATTGTCGTCGAGATCAGGGACTTGTGAAATGGTGGAAACTGGAAGGTGGCGCAAGAAGAAAGTGCTCTCCCAATCCATATCCGTAACCTCGGCTTGTACACCTTCCAAACCCTTGCTTGCCACCAAATCCTTAAACCTTTGTTCCATCACCTTCTTGTAATGCTCCTTGGTCAATTTCTCAATGTTGTCCATTACTTCATGAGGAATCCCATGATTCACCAActacattatattaaaacaaGCAACAATGTTAATTCTCAGCTCTTTCCATAATTCACATATTCTAATAattgatctatatatatatgcatgcagatATATACCTCAAAGAAACCCCAATTCTCGCAGGCATCTTTGATGAGCTCCATGGCGTCTCCTCTCTCAACGCCATTAAGCTTTTCCATGTTGATAACTGGGAAGTTGGCCATTTTTCTTGAATTGTTGTAAACAAGAATGTAATGATTTGTATGATAGACTAAATAGGCTGTTTTAGTTTTGTGGTCGATAGGTTAAAGAGGTATGAGGTATTTATAGTAGAATAGAGGCTACCTCTTTGGTCCCACTTCCGTATAATCACGACGTGATTTCGTGAATCATATTCTTGTTATTGGATATATATGTACAATTCCAAATTCCAAGTCCATGTTGAACCATCCAACCTTACTATTTAATATTGTCTGGAACCCATTGTCTTGTTGTTCCAAAATATTTTGATTCTTGACCTTTATTTAAAATGTACTCGTGATTTCATGGGCTGCTGATGGAACTATGGAAGCTTCACCTTTTGGTTGTCGTTTCGTGAAATTAAATAGTATTCCCTCGgtcttattaaataataataattggagcCCTTTACTGACGCTAGTGAGACTCGATTTCTGGTCTTTCCTCTcaaacttcacccatgtgaTCAGTTGAGCTGTCTATACGGGCTACGGATAAATATTAAAGATGACAAGTAGGGAAGAGTATAGGCAATTCTAGTTGAATTGAATTTTAGACAATTCTAATTTATCTCTTTATTGTCTATTATAGTCTTTTATTGAATAAGGTGTAAAGTGAAATCACTTTTAGATAAGTGTTGTATACTTTCCCTTAAAATAGAATAACAATTTGTAAGAGGATGTTATGTGGAAATTGCCTCTCAAATTAATAGCAGCCCCACACCTTACATATTTAAAGTTCTCAGCACGTGAACGGCACGTAATCCTGTTTGGTATTATTCCATTGCACTACTTTTCAATATTCATATGCATCACATTTTAAAACATGATTATTATGATTGTTGATAtttatcacaaattaaaatcatttAACTAAGAGTTAacataaaagttttaattttgtgtgCGTGGGCTATCTTTAAGAATCCAAAGAATGAGAGGTCATAATCTCCCATTTATACATTTATGATGCTTGATCCCCtagtaattcaaaatataattttatccaAGTGATTAAGCCATTAAGAAGTTATCATTTTTATAGAATAAAGTTGAGAATAAGAAAGGCATCGGGTAACTATGGTTAGGGTACTAACCGGTTATGGTTACTATAGTAATTTACTGAGGCCAAATTTTATTGTAGATCATGGGTTATGTAGTAggttaaatatcatttttagtccctcaactataatatatgtatcaattttggtcattgactattaaaaattaaaattaggtgcatgactattcaattggtatcacatttggtcattgactattaacatttttaaattaggtgcatgactattcattttatatcacatttggtcttgccgttaaattttccggccaaatttccggcgaagtcaccggtgactgactaatttatttaatttttattttaaaaattattttaatactccgtaacttttaaataaaaaaaccttaaaaataaaaaaaaagtaataaaaaaaatagaaaacgccggtaacccccgatgacttcgccgaaaatttggccgaaaaatttaacggcaggaccatatgtgatacaaaatgaatagtcatgcacctaatttgaaaatgttaatagtcaaggaccaaaagtgatacaaattgaatagtcatggacttaatttgaaacttttaatagtcaaggaccaaaattgatacatgtattatagttgagggactaaaaatgatattttctcttatgCAGTAGTGTTGACCCTGGTATGAGTTGTGCTTTAGTTTAAGTTTTCATACAAactattttcattatattaacgTTGAcctatcattttaattatgttttatatctCTACTGTACATTTTCATTCTATACACAGAATAagttcattatagcaatattaaagagttaattccagcaaaggtcctccgactattgtgattttccaaatttggtcctcgtcttttaatttggacgaattaAACCCTTGACTATCAAAAACGTTCCACCATTAGCCCTTCCGTGAATTTAGACGTTAAAAGCAGGGGTAAAATCGTCCATTCATATGTTAGGTCTCTTCTTCCATTTAGTTCCAATGGCCTAAGAGTGCTAGAACCAAACAAGAAACAATACTCATGTAAtagaatgaaattaaaaagaaaaaacatatattagatgtaaaataaaaaagcaaacaaaaaaaaatcttttcaaGAACATGAATATTTCATTCCAATGCCGTGGGTTTGTCATAGTTCTGACGAGAGGTGGTTGTTAGAGTTGCAGGTTGACCGACGATAACGACAGTAGTTCCGACAGTGATCCAACGGTGGGCATCCGCGGTGACTCAAGCAGCAACAAACAACCCTTCGCCACCACCGCCGGCATCTCTACTGTTCTCTCTCTTCGCGCCGGTGAATATACTCCGGCGAAGATAGTAGTCGCAGCGAGCATGGAACCTCCATGGATTCCGGCAAAACAACATCCGGCCAACAGCAGCAACGTGAGCAGAACAATAGCAGCAAGACAGCTGACGACAGTGGCTTACGGCAAGAGTTCGACGGCGACGAGGCAGATTCTCCGGCGAACTTGATGGTGTTGTTGTTGAGGTAAGAATGATGATGGAATGattaaatattgttgttgaggcagattctaaacattttttttgttttgtagtttGTTTGCAGTGGTGTTTTGCCTTGCAAACAATTTTTCAACACTTTGAACCATAATCACACAATCATTGTGGGGTTAGAGTCCATATGCAGACACAATCATCCTCCCCCGAACTTACAATATTGTAGTCATCCCAGAGAGATATAGTCCATATACCCCATCCAAATGAGCTCCCTTGATCGTAGTTCTGTGGCTTGCTCACTTCATATACAATGACACAGGTATCTAGAGATCCAGTTGTTACCTTGCTGGAGAGTAACGAATGACagagaggaggaagaagaaactaagtACATGAAACGTCTATTTTACCCCTTATTTAAACGGCAAACTAACCTTAGATTGACAGAAGGACTAATGGTGGAACGTTTTTGATAGTCAAGggtttaattaattcaaattaaaagacgagtaCCAAATTTGGAAAATCACAATAGTTGGAGGAcctttgctggaattaactccaatattaaattatcatttttattccactacaagttcattttacaatatacatatacaacGAGTGTATCAACAAAAATGGGCCATTGCCGTAACAAAATGTTGGACTAATGGCCCCACATAATTTCCATGTCGCATTATAGGCCCAAGCAGCAGTAAATAGTCGGTAAATGACCAATGTTATGTGTTGGGCCTAAATAAAAGGATTCATGGGCTAGGATTATTGATTCTGCCTAGATCAGGTGATGGAGCCCATTTGAGCTAAAAGTTCTAATTATATAAACtgtaaaaaatatatgttatataaacTGAATGCAGATTTGTTATGTGTTATACtattacattttcaaattatatatttcaatatataatactccgtatgaaTTTTAACCTGTACTACATATCTTCTTGGGGTGCAgaacggcaaattataccatagatcaAGGTCTATTTTGTATTGTAAattttggtccaaaaataatCTCTAAattctgtatctgtagttgacacattatcTGTAATTATCCTGTGtcagtaattaattattaagttatttgtttacatgtacatacaCTGTTAATTGTAAATACAGAATGTACTAATGAAAGATACATAATTTTGGTATCAAGATTCACTATGCAATATGAACtgtggtccatggtat encodes:
- the LOC116028433 gene encoding 1-aminocyclopropane-1-carboxylate oxidase 3-like, with product MANFPVINMEKLNGVERGDAMELIKDACENWGFFELVNHGIPHEVMDNIEKLTKEHYKKVMEQRFKDLVASKGLEGVQAEVTDMDWESTFFLRHLPVSTISQVPDLDDNYREAMRDFAKRLEKLAEELLDLLCENLGLEKGYLKKAFYGSTAPNFGTKVSNYPPCPKPDLIKGLRAHTDAGGIILLFQDDKVSGLQLLKDGQWVDVPPMRHSIVVNLGDQLEVITNGKYKSVEHRVIAQTNGARMSLASFYNPASDAVIHPAPALVEKVVDEEKVYPKFVFDDYMKLYAGLKFQPKEPRFQAMKAAQKA
- the LOC116030409 gene encoding 1-aminocyclopropane-1-carboxylate oxidase 3-like codes for the protein MASFPVINMEKLNDVERGETMEIIKDACENWGFFELVNHGIPHEVMDNIEKLTKDHYKKVMEQRFKDLVASKGLEGVQAEVTDMDWESTFFLRHLPVSTISQVPDLDHNYREAMRDFAKRLEKLAEELLDLLCENLGLEKGYLKEAFYGSTAPNFGTKVSNYPPYPKPDLIKGLRAHTDAGGIILLFQDDKVSGLQLLKDGEWVDVPPMRHSIVINLGDQIEVITNGKYKSVEHRVIAQTNGARMSIASFYNPANDALIHPASALVEKEADEEKVYPRFVFDDYMKLYAGLKFQPKEPRFQAMKAFQKA